From Salvia splendens isolate huo1 chromosome 3, SspV2, whole genome shotgun sequence, a single genomic window includes:
- the LOC121795499 gene encoding uncharacterized protein LOC121795499, which translates to MEQNLPIIAKKFWKIVRVLYFMLRKGISKAKLLADLSLMMKRGKIAGKAAIQNLIFHHTAAAAARPIKEYEFSCGTSPAFNFPSFKRGKRAAPAPIDAELLAAALEMMNGTAASPALPGFGPSPMVRQLRITDSPFPLCNAEDNHVDEEAERFIMKFYSDLKRQSCKSPLSY; encoded by the coding sequence ATGGAGCAAAATCTGCCAATCATAGCTAAAAAATTCTGGAAAATCGTCCGAGTTCTCTACTTCATGCTGCGAAAAGGCATCTCCAAAGCGAAGCTCCTCGCCGATCTCAGCCTGATGATGAAGCGCGGCAAAATCGCCGGAAAAGCGGCCATACAAAACCTAATTTTCCACCACACCGCGGCCGCGGCGGCGCGGCCGATTAAGGAGTACGAGTTCAGTTGCGGCACCAGCCCCGCCTTCAATTTCCCCTCCTTCAAGCGGGGAAAGCGGGCCGCGCCCGCGCCGATCGATGCGGAGCTGCTGGCGGCGGCGCTGGAGATGATGAACGGCACCGCGGCGTCGCCGGCGCTGCCGGGGTTCGGACCGAGCCCGATGGTGCGGCAGCTGCGGATCACGGACTCGCCGTTCCCGCTGTGTAATGCGGAGGATAATCACGTGGATGAGGAGGCGGAGAGGTTTATTATGAAGTTTTACAGCGATTTGAAGCGACAGAGCTGCAAATCGCCGCTTTCGTATTGA
- the LOC121795500 gene encoding uncharacterized protein LOC121795500, producing MEQNLPIILKKFWSILKVAYFMLRKGISKAKLLSDLSTMMKRGKIAGKTAMHNLIFHHHHGEAPPPLPLPEEYEFSCRSTPAFRLPFHLGKRKQAAEMELWAAAVEMACSAAPSPALPGFGRTPAVRQLRITDSPFPLREIDEDHRVDEAAEEFIMKFYRDLKKQNGA from the coding sequence ATGGAGCAAAATCTCCCGATCATCCTGAAGAAATTCTGGAGCATATTGAAAGTAGCATATTTCATGCTGAGAAAAGGCATTTCAAAGGCCAAATTACTCTCCGATCTCAGCACCATGATGAAGCGCGGCAAAATCGCCGGCAAAACCGCAATGCACAACCTCATCTTCCACCACCACCACGGCGaggcgccgccgccgctgccgctgccggAAGAGTACGAGTTCAGCTGCCGTAGCACGCCGGCGTTCCGGCTGCCGTTCCACCTCGGGAAGCGGAAGCAGGCGGCGGAGATGGAGCTGtgggcggcggcggtggagatGGCGTGCAGCGCGGCGCCGTCGCCGGCGCTGCCGGGGTTCGGGAGGACGCCGGCGGTGAGGCAGCTGAGGATCACGGACTCGCCGTTCCCGCTGAGGGAGATCGACGAAGATCACCGCGTCGATGAAGCGGCGGAGGAGTTCATCATGAAATTTTATAGGGATTTGAAGAAGCAAAATGGGGCTTGA
- the LOC121794279 gene encoding homeobox-leucine zipper protein ATHB-15-like has protein sequence MAMSCKESSKAAAAAAAAAMDNGKYVRYTPEQVEALERLYHDCPKPSSIRRQQLIRECPILSHIEPKQIKVWFQNRRCREKQRKEASRLQGVNRKLTAMNKLLMEENDRMQKQVSHLVYENSYFRQHTPNNPLSTKDTSCESVVTSGQKHHLTPQHPPRDASPAGLLSIAEETLAEFLSKATGTAVEWVQMPGMKPGPDSIGIVAISHGCPGVAARACGLVGLEPNRVAEILKDRPSWFRDCRAVDVVNVLPTANGGTIELLYMQLYAPTTLAPGRDFWLLRFTSVMDDGSLVVCERSLSNTQNGPSMPPVQNFVRAEMLPSGYLIRPCEGGGSIIHIVDHMNLEAWSVPEVLRSLYESSTVLAQRITTAAVRHLRQIALDISQSSVNNWGRRPAALRALSHRLSRGFNEALNGFGDEGWSLIGNDGVDDITILVNSNPEKLMGLNISFASGYNSICSSILCAKASMLLQNVPPAILLRFLREHRSEWADTNIDAYSAAAVKIGPCTFLGPRVGNYGGQVILPLAQTIEHEELLEVIKLEGIAQTAEEAMMPRDVLLLQLCCGMDENAVGSCFELIFAPIDASFADDAPLLPSGFRIIPLDSGKEAGSPNRTLDLASALETGAAGNKPPNGLSSNGGATRSVMTIAFQFAFESHMQDNVACMARQYVRSIISSVQRVALALSPSGIGPHAGLRSPLGAPEAHILARWICQSYRNFMGVELLKTNGGGNDSILKALWRHSDAIMCCSVKAASDFTFANQAGVDMLETTLVALQDISLEKILDDHGRKNIRSEFPRIMNQGFATLPGGICMSSMGRPVSYERAVAWKVLNDDEDAHCICFMFVNWSFV, from the exons ATGGCAATGTCTTGCAAAGAGAGTAGCAAGGCGGCTGCTGCTGCCGCGGCTGCAGCTATGGATAATGGGAAGTATGTGCGCTATACTCCTGAGCAGGTTGAAGCCCTCGAGAGGCTATACCACGATTGTCCAAAACCGAGCTCCATTCGTCGCCAGCAGCTCATTCGTGAGTGCCctattttatcccacattgagcCTAAGCAGATCAAAGTCTGGTTCCAGAACAGAAG ATGCAGAGAGAAGCAGAGAAAAGAAGCGTCAAGGCTGCAAGGTGTAAATCGGAAGCTGACAGCGATGAACAAACTGTTGATGGAGGAGAATGATAGGATGCAGAAGCAAGTATCACACTTGGTGTATGAAAACAGTTACTTTCGCCAGCATACACCGAAT AATCCACTTTCTACTAAAGACACTAGCTGTGAATCAGTGGTGACGAGTGGTCAAAAGCACCACTTGACGCCTCAGCATCCTCCGAGGGATGCAAGTCCTGCAGG ACTTTTGTCCATTGCAGAAGAAACTTTAGCAGAGTTTCTTTCGAAGGCTACTGGAACTGCCGTTGAGTGGGTCCAAATGCCTGGAATGAAG CCTGGTCCGGATTCCATTGGAATCGTTGCTATTTCTCATGGTTGCCCTGGCGTGGCTGCACGAGCTTGCGGTCTGGTTGGTCTAGAACCCAACAGA GTTGCTGAAATCCTGAAGGATCGACCTTCATGGTTTCGCGATTGCCGAGCTGTGGATGTGGTAAACGTGCTGCCTACTGCCAATGGTGGAACCATAGAACTTTTATACATGCAG ttATATGCACCAACAACTCTCGCGCCTGGTCGCGACTTTTGGTTGTTACGCTTCACCTCTGTCATGGATGATGGCAGTTTGGTGGTTTGCGAGAGGTCTCTCAGCAACACTCAGAATGGTCCTAGCATGCCGCCTGTTCAGAATTTTGTTAGAGCTGAGATGCTGCCTAGTGGTTACCTAATCAGACCTTGTGAAGGAGGAGGATCTATCATCCACATCGTAGATCATATGAACTTGGAG GCATGGAGTGTTCCTGAGGTTTTGCGCTCGCTCTATGAATCATCGACTGTGCTTGCTCAAAGGATCACAACAGCT GCTGTACGCCATCTTAGGCAGATAGCTCTCGACATTTCACAGTCTAGTGTGAACAACTGGGGCAGAAGGCCGGCAGCTCTACGAGCACTTAGCCACCGGTTGAGCAG GGGATTCAACGAGGCTCTTAATGGGTTCGGTGACGAGGGATGGTCGTTGATAGGCAATGATGGTGTGGATGATATCACTATTCTTGTGAACTCGAATCCGGAAAAACTGATGGGGTTGAATATCTCTTTCGCAAGCGGATATAATTCCATTTGCAGCTCCATCCTGTGTGCCAAAGCCTCTATGCTTCTACAG AATGTGCCTCCTGCAATACTGCTACGATTTTTGAGAGAGCATAGATCGGAATGGGCAGACACCAATATTGACGCCTACTCAGCTGCTGCCGTTAAAATTGGTCCTTGTACGTTCTTGGGTCCTCGAGTTGGTAATTATGGAGGCCAAGTTATACTTCCTTTGGCTCAGACTATTGAGCACGAAGAG CTTCTCGAGGTGATTAAACTGGAAGGTATTGCTCAGACTGCTGAAGAAGCGATGATGCCTAGGGACGTATTGCTCTTGCAG CTCTGTTGCGGAATGGATGAAAATGCAGTAGGCTCGTGTTTTGAACTCATATTCGCCCCTATCGATGCCTCCTTTGCTGATGATGCTCCACTGCTGCCGTCAGGCTTTCGCATCATTCCCCTTGATTCGGGCAAG GAAGCTGGCAGTCCAAATCGAACACTCGACCTTGCTTCTGCTCTGGAAACTGGAGCAGCCGGAAACAAACCACCCAACGGCCTCTCTAGTAACGGTGGCGCTACAAGGTCCGTCATGACTATCGCCTTCCAATTCGCGTTTGAAAGCCACATGCAAGATAACGTGGCGTGCATGGCCCGGCAATACGTTCGCAGCATTATTTCATCAGTTCAACGGGTGGCATTAGCTCTCTCCCCCTCTGGTATCGGTCCTCACGCCGGTCTTCGCTCGCCACTTGGTGCTCCCGAAGCACACATCCTCGCTCGTTGGATCTGCCAAAGCTATAG GAACTTTATGGGAGTCGAGCTTCTCAAAACAAACGGTGGAGGGAATGATTCCATCCTTAAAGCACTGTGGCGCCATTCGGATGCTATCATGTGCTGCTCCGTGAAG GCTGCTTCCGATTTCACGTTTGCAAACCAGGCGGGCGTAGACATGCTGGAGACGACCCTCGTAGCGCTCCAAGACATCTCTCTGGAGAAAATACTCGATGATCACGGCCGAAAGAACATCCGCTCCGAGTTCCCACGGATAATGAATCAG GGTTTTGCGACTCTTCCGGGAGGAATCTGTATGTCGAGCATGGGCAGGCCCGTCTCGTACGAGAGAGCAGTCGCGTGGAAAGTTCTGAATGACGACGAAGACGCTCATTGCATCTGCTTCATGTTCGTGAACTGGTCGTTTGTTTGA